From the Jatrophihabitans endophyticus genome, one window contains:
- the pgsA gene encoding phosphatidylinositol phosphate synthase, whose product MLNIHARAAFSRALVPLATALVRAGVTPDVITVVGTVGAVAGALALLGTGWFFVGTLVVWFFVMLDMVDGAVARAGGRGTDFGAVLDSSCDRIADAAVFGAVAWYYAQHGERWMLLAALLCLVLGSLTSYIRARAEGAGFTCTVGIAERAERLIAVLVGTGLTGLGVPFVLAVALWLLVAASAITVVQRFATVREQSRARAAAVEAPRPAGS is encoded by the coding sequence GTGTTGAACATCCACGCCCGCGCCGCCTTCTCCCGCGCGCTGGTGCCGCTGGCCACCGCTCTCGTCCGCGCCGGCGTCACCCCCGACGTCATCACCGTCGTCGGCACCGTCGGTGCCGTGGCCGGTGCCCTGGCCCTGCTCGGCACGGGCTGGTTCTTCGTGGGGACGCTGGTCGTCTGGTTCTTCGTCATGCTCGACATGGTCGACGGCGCGGTGGCCCGGGCCGGGGGCCGTGGCACCGACTTCGGTGCCGTCCTGGACTCCTCGTGCGACCGCATCGCCGACGCGGCCGTGTTCGGCGCCGTCGCCTGGTACTACGCCCAGCACGGCGAGCGGTGGATGCTGCTCGCCGCGCTGCTGTGCCTGGTGCTGGGGTCGCTGACCAGCTACATCCGGGCGCGCGCCGAGGGGGCAGGCTTCACCTGCACCGTCGGCATCGCCGAGCGGGCCGAACGGCTGATCGCGGTCCTGGTCGGCACGGGCCTCACCGGCCTCGGCGTCCCCTTCGTCCTCGCCGTCGCGCTGTGGCTGCTCGTCGCCGCGTCCGCGATCACCGTGGTCCAGCGCTTCGCGACCGTCCGCGAGCAGTCCCGTGCCCGCGCCGCCGCCGTGGAGGCGCCCCGGCCGGCGGGCTCCTGA
- the fabG gene encoding 3-oxoacyl-ACP reductase FabG — MAGVQDRVALVTGGAQGIGAGIAARLAADGAKVAVLDLNQAAAQATVDQITGIGGTAIALGADVSDGEQVQAAVDQVAAELGGLHILVNNAGVLRDNLLFKMSEDDWTTVMNVHLRGAFLCSKAAQKHMVDAKYGRIISMSSTSATGNRGQANYSTAKMGLQGLTKTLAIELGPFGITANAIAPGFIETAMTKATAERIGITIEQMREANAKNNPVRRGGVPADIANAAAFFAGEESGYVTGQVLYVDGGSELV, encoded by the coding sequence ATGGCAGGAGTTCAGGACCGCGTCGCGCTCGTCACCGGCGGCGCGCAGGGCATCGGTGCCGGCATCGCCGCGCGGCTCGCCGCCGACGGCGCCAAGGTCGCGGTGCTCGACCTCAATCAAGCGGCCGCGCAGGCCACCGTCGACCAGATCACCGGCATCGGCGGCACCGCGATCGCGCTGGGCGCCGACGTGTCCGACGGCGAGCAGGTGCAGGCGGCCGTGGACCAGGTCGCAGCCGAGCTGGGCGGCCTGCACATCCTGGTCAACAACGCCGGCGTGCTGCGCGACAACCTGCTGTTCAAGATGAGCGAGGACGACTGGACGACGGTGATGAACGTCCACCTGCGCGGTGCCTTCCTCTGCAGCAAGGCGGCCCAGAAGCACATGGTGGACGCCAAGTACGGCCGCATCATCTCGATGTCCTCGACCTCGGCGACCGGCAACCGCGGCCAGGCGAACTACTCGACGGCCAAGATGGGCCTGCAGGGCCTGACGAAGACGCTCGCGATCGAGCTCGGCCCGTTCGGCATCACCGCCAACGCCATCGCGCCCGGCTTCATCGAGACCGCGATGACCAAGGCGACGGCCGAGCGCATCGGCATCACGATCGAGCAGATGCGCGAGGCGAACGCGAAGAACAACCCGGTGCGTCGCGGCGGCGTCCCCGCCGACATCGCCAACGCCGCCGCGTTCTTCGCCGGCGAGGAGAGCGGCTACGTCACCGGCCAGGTGCTCTACGTCGACGGCGGCAGCGAACTGGTGTAG
- the ffh gene encoding signal recognition particle protein produces MFDTLSDRLSGVFTNLRGKGRLSDADIDATAREIRIALLEADVALPVVRQFIARIKERAGGAEVSKALNPAQQVIKIVNEELVAILGGETRRLQYAKQPPTVIMLAGLQGAGKTTLAGKLARWLRDQGHTPLLVACDLQRPNAVNQLQVVGERAGVQTYAPEPGNGVGDPVRVARDSIDFARRAQHDMVVVDTAGRLGIDAEMMQQAADIRAAVDPQEVLFVVDAMVGQDAVNTAQAFQDGVGFTGVVLTKLDGDARGGAALSVREVTGQPIMFASNGEKLEDFDVFHPDRMASRILGMGDMLTLIEQAERHFDQDEAERMAAKLTAGNQFTLEDFLDQLQAIRRMGPIGNLLGMMPGMGQMKDALAQVDDKDLDRTAAIIRGMTPAERENPKIINGSRRLRIATGSGVKVSDVNQLVDRFFEARKMMGQLGGMGLPGMRKRSATKSSKNTRKGKKGKKGGSRGPTQARMPAGYPGGLPGGLPGAGLGGDQLPPGLPPGMQMPDLSKLKLPKE; encoded by the coding sequence GTGTTCGACACGCTCTCCGACCGGCTCTCCGGCGTCTTCACCAACCTGCGCGGCAAGGGACGACTGTCCGACGCCGACATCGACGCCACCGCGCGCGAGATCCGCATCGCCCTGCTCGAGGCCGACGTCGCGCTCCCGGTCGTCCGGCAGTTCATCGCCCGGATCAAGGAGCGCGCGGGCGGCGCCGAGGTCTCCAAGGCGCTGAACCCGGCGCAGCAGGTCATCAAGATCGTCAACGAGGAGCTCGTGGCGATCCTCGGCGGCGAGACCCGCCGGCTGCAGTACGCGAAGCAGCCGCCGACGGTGATCATGCTCGCCGGCCTGCAGGGCGCCGGCAAGACGACGCTCGCCGGCAAGCTGGCCCGCTGGCTGCGCGACCAGGGCCACACGCCGCTGCTCGTGGCCTGCGACCTGCAGCGCCCGAACGCGGTCAACCAGCTGCAGGTGGTCGGTGAGCGCGCCGGCGTGCAGACCTACGCCCCCGAACCGGGCAACGGAGTGGGGGACCCGGTACGGGTGGCGCGGGACTCGATCGACTTCGCCCGCCGCGCGCAGCACGACATGGTCGTCGTCGACACCGCCGGCCGCCTGGGCATCGACGCCGAGATGATGCAGCAGGCGGCCGACATCCGCGCCGCGGTCGACCCGCAGGAGGTCCTGTTCGTCGTCGACGCCATGGTGGGCCAGGACGCGGTCAACACCGCCCAGGCCTTCCAGGACGGTGTCGGCTTCACTGGCGTCGTGCTGACCAAGCTCGACGGCGACGCCCGCGGTGGTGCGGCGCTGAGCGTCCGCGAGGTCACCGGGCAGCCCATCATGTTCGCCTCGAACGGTGAGAAGCTCGAGGACTTCGACGTCTTCCATCCCGATCGGATGGCCTCGCGCATCCTCGGCATGGGCGACATGCTGACCCTGATCGAGCAGGCCGAGCGCCACTTCGACCAGGACGAGGCCGAGCGGATGGCGGCCAAGCTGACCGCCGGCAACCAGTTCACCCTCGAGGACTTCCTGGACCAGCTGCAGGCGATCCGCCGGATGGGCCCCATCGGCAACCTGCTCGGCATGATGCCGGGCATGGGGCAGATGAAGGACGCCCTGGCGCAGGTCGACGACAAGGACCTCGACCGCACCGCGGCGATCATCCGTGGCATGACGCCGGCGGAGCGGGAGAACCCCAAGATCATCAACGGCTCGCGGCGACTGCGCATCGCCACCGGCTCGGGCGTGAAGGTCAGCGACGTCAACCAGCTCGTCGACCGCTTCTTCGAGGCCCGCAAGATGATGGGCCAGCTCGGCGGGATGGGGCTGCCGGGCATGCGCAAGCGCAGCGCGACCAAGTCCTCCAAGAACACCCGCAAGGGCAAGAAGGGCAAGAAGGGCGGCAGCCGCGGGCCGACGCAGGCCCGGATGCCCGCGGGCTACCCGGGCGGCCTGCCCGGCGGGTTGCCCGGTGCCGGCCTCGGCGGCGATCAGCTGCCCCCGGGGCTCCCGCCCGGCATGCAGATGCCCGACCTGTCCAAGCTCAAGCTGCCCAAGGAGTAG
- a CDS encoding phosphatidylinositol mannoside acyltransferase, with protein MLDGVRERATGLGYSAGWSVVKSLPRGVSARAFRAAADAATVRNGGGARQLRRNLRRVVGPAMSELRMDALVGAALRSYSRYWLETFRLEAMDHAAVAESFDRNSRGLDLLDAGLAAGNGVVVALSHSGNWDASGIWCIERYGPLTTVAERLRPASVFDRFVAYRESIGMEVVALTGGERPPMAVLSDRLRDNGVVCLLADRDLSHHGIEVDFFGERTRMPAGPALLAATTGAQLIVAHSRFVGDDGWGHDLRGPVALPGERLRDRVVAATQTMADLFAEGIRGKPEDWHMLQRLWLADLPARPAPPVAAAPAGTTGR; from the coding sequence ATGCTCGACGGCGTCCGGGAGCGCGCGACCGGACTCGGCTACTCCGCGGGCTGGAGCGTGGTGAAGTCGCTGCCGCGGGGTGTCTCGGCCCGCGCCTTCCGCGCGGCCGCGGACGCCGCCACCGTCCGCAACGGCGGCGGGGCCCGGCAGCTGCGCAGGAACCTGCGTCGCGTCGTCGGGCCGGCGATGTCCGAGCTGCGCATGGACGCGCTGGTCGGCGCCGCGCTGCGCTCCTATTCGCGCTACTGGCTCGAGACGTTCCGGCTGGAGGCGATGGACCACGCCGCGGTGGCCGAGAGCTTCGACCGCAACAGCCGGGGCCTGGACCTGCTCGACGCCGGGCTCGCCGCGGGCAACGGGGTCGTGGTGGCGCTGTCGCACTCCGGGAACTGGGACGCCTCGGGGATCTGGTGCATCGAGCGCTACGGGCCGCTCACCACGGTCGCGGAGCGGCTCCGCCCGGCGTCGGTCTTCGATCGCTTCGTCGCCTACCGCGAGTCGATCGGGATGGAGGTCGTCGCGCTCACCGGCGGGGAGCGCCCGCCCATGGCCGTGCTGTCCGACCGGCTCCGGGACAACGGCGTGGTGTGCCTGCTGGCCGACCGCGACCTGTCGCACCACGGCATCGAGGTCGACTTCTTCGGCGAGCGCACCCGCATGCCGGCCGGTCCCGCGCTGCTCGCCGCCACGACCGGTGCCCAGCTGATCGTCGCGCACTCCCGTTTCGTCGGCGACGACGGCTGGGGCCACGACCTGCGCGGCCCCGTCGCGCTGCCGGGGGAGCGGCTGCGCGACCGGGTCGTCGCGGCGACGCAGACGATGGCCGATCTGTTCGCCGAGGGCATCCGCGGCAAGCCCGAGGACTGGCACATGCTGCAGCGGCTGTGGCTCGCCGACCTGCCGGCCCGCCCCGCGCCACCGGTCGCCGCCGCGCCGGCCGGGACCACCGGACGGTAG
- a CDS encoding LemA family protein codes for MLPVGWFVAAVVLAVLVTMWFTFTLTRLDRLHARVDAAQAALDSQLVRRAAALQHVAESPHTRLPDDERTRFDDTARVALAAGAGGTELTARDGAENAVGRAVVDLVARPSDEPDAAHAAAVDELREAAARVLIARRFYNDAVRDTRALRDRRMPRMLRMAGRREMPPFFDIDDTLPAPTPTAARPARAEPTEED; via the coding sequence GTGCTCCCCGTCGGCTGGTTCGTGGCCGCCGTCGTCCTCGCCGTGCTGGTGACGATGTGGTTCACGTTCACGCTGACCCGGCTGGACCGCCTGCACGCCCGGGTGGACGCCGCCCAGGCCGCCCTCGACAGCCAGCTGGTGCGCCGGGCCGCCGCGCTGCAGCACGTCGCCGAGTCGCCGCACACGCGACTGCCCGACGACGAGCGCACCCGCTTCGACGACACCGCGCGGGTCGCGCTGGCGGCCGGGGCCGGCGGCACGGAGCTGACCGCGCGCGACGGCGCCGAGAACGCCGTGGGACGCGCGGTGGTCGACCTGGTCGCCCGGCCGAGCGACGAACCGGACGCCGCGCACGCCGCCGCCGTCGACGAGCTGCGCGAGGCGGCCGCGCGGGTCCTGATCGCCCGCCGCTTCTACAATGACGCGGTCCGTGACACGCGAGCGCTGCGTGACCGACGCATGCCGAGAATGCTGCGCATGGCCGGCCGGCGCGAGATGCCGCCCTTCTTCGACATCGACGACACCCTGCCTGCCCCGACGCCCACCGCCGCGAGGCCCGCGCGCGCCGAACCCACGGAAGAGGACTGA
- a CDS encoding glycosyltransferase family 4 protein → MRIGIVCPYSWDIPGGVQAHVRDLAEKLVTLGHVVSVLAPGDDEIPDRPDYLEVAGKAVPIPYNGSVARLQFGLVSAARVRRWLRDGAFDVVHVHEPAPPSLSLLTCMIHDGPLVATFHAATVRSRFLAMFDTVLQPFLEKISGKIAVSAAARQVIVEHLGGDAVVIPNGVAVDHYAGAEPLPGYPRAGGTVGFIGRYDEARKGMDVLVGALELLAPLRPELRVVVAGRGDADDFRAGLPAGLADRFDLLGQVSEADKARMLRSVDVYCAPNTGQESFGVILLEAMAARTAIVASDIEPFRRVLDGGVAGRCFATGDPRALAGALADVLDDAPLRNRLVAAGTRAVAPYDWSVIVGDVLRVYELAIAGAGT, encoded by the coding sequence ATGCGGATCGGGATCGTGTGCCCGTACTCGTGGGACATCCCCGGCGGGGTCCAGGCCCACGTGCGCGACCTCGCCGAGAAGCTCGTCACCCTCGGCCACGTCGTGTCGGTGCTGGCGCCCGGGGACGACGAGATCCCCGACCGCCCCGACTATCTCGAGGTGGCGGGCAAGGCGGTGCCCATCCCGTACAACGGCTCGGTGGCGCGCCTGCAGTTCGGCCTGGTGTCGGCGGCCCGGGTGAGGCGCTGGCTGCGCGACGGGGCCTTCGACGTCGTCCACGTGCACGAGCCCGCGCCGCCGAGCCTCTCGCTGCTGACGTGCATGATCCACGACGGCCCGCTCGTGGCGACCTTCCACGCCGCGACCGTCCGCTCCCGCTTCCTCGCCATGTTCGACACCGTGCTGCAGCCCTTCCTGGAGAAGATCTCGGGCAAGATCGCGGTGTCGGCCGCGGCCCGGCAGGTCATCGTCGAGCATCTCGGCGGCGACGCCGTGGTGATCCCGAACGGCGTCGCCGTCGACCACTACGCCGGCGCCGAACCGCTGCCGGGCTACCCCCGGGCCGGTGGCACGGTGGGCTTCATCGGCCGCTACGACGAGGCCCGCAAGGGCATGGACGTCCTCGTCGGCGCGCTCGAGCTGCTGGCCCCGCTGCGCCCCGAGCTGCGGGTCGTGGTCGCCGGCCGCGGCGACGCGGACGACTTCCGCGCCGGCCTGCCGGCCGGGCTCGCCGACCGCTTCGACCTGCTCGGCCAGGTGAGCGAGGCCGACAAGGCCCGCATGCTGCGCAGCGTGGACGTCTACTGCGCGCCGAACACCGGGCAGGAGAGCTTCGGCGTCATCCTGCTCGAGGCCATGGCCGCGCGGACGGCGATCGTGGCGTCGGACATCGAGCCCTTCCGCCGCGTCCTCGACGGGGGTGTGGCCGGCAGGTGCTTCGCGACCGGCGACCCGCGCGCCCTCGCCGGGGCGCTCGCCGACGTGCTGGACGACGCGCCGCTGCGCAACCGTCTCGTCGCGGCGGGGACGCGGGCGGTCGCGCCGTACGACTGGTCGGTGATCGTCGGCGACGTGCTGCGCGTCTACGAGCTGGCGATCGCCGGCGCCGGGACATGA
- a CDS encoding SGNH/GDSL hydrolase family protein, with protein MRRIPVLFATLVAALGAVLALASPVAAAAAVHYVALGDSYSSGVGAGDYVDSSGSCDRSTNAYSQVWADAHSPASYTSVACSGATTADVVADQLSALSATTTLVSITIGGNDEDFAGVMKDCNLKSDDTCVSEIDAAEADARSALSGKLDSLFAQIRDRSPDAELVVLNYPDFYDLDADCVGLSQTKRTKIDEGIDVLSTVLSGAASRAGATFADVRPAFAGHEICDDNRWLHSVNFADFGISYHPTEDGHRSAYYPTFAAAA; from the coding sequence GTGCGCCGCATCCCCGTCCTGTTCGCCACCCTCGTCGCCGCGCTCGGCGCCGTCCTCGCCCTCGCCTCCCCGGTGGCCGCGGCGGCCGCGGTGCACTACGTCGCGCTCGGCGACTCCTACTCCTCCGGCGTCGGCGCCGGCGACTACGTCGACAGCTCCGGTTCCTGCGACCGCAGCACGAACGCCTACAGCCAGGTGTGGGCCGACGCGCACTCCCCCGCCTCGTACACCTCGGTGGCCTGCTCCGGCGCGACCACCGCCGACGTCGTCGCCGACCAGCTCTCGGCGCTGTCGGCGACGACGACGCTGGTCAGCATCACCATCGGCGGCAACGACGAGGACTTCGCCGGGGTGATGAAGGACTGCAACCTCAAGAGCGACGACACCTGCGTCAGCGAGATCGACGCCGCCGAGGCCGACGCCCGCAGCGCGCTGTCCGGCAAGCTCGACAGCCTGTTCGCCCAGATCCGCGACCGCTCGCCGGACGCCGAGCTCGTCGTGCTGAACTACCCGGACTTCTACGACCTCGACGCCGACTGCGTCGGGCTGAGCCAGACCAAGCGGACGAAGATCGACGAGGGCATCGACGTGCTCTCCACGGTGCTGTCCGGTGCGGCGTCGCGGGCGGGCGCGACGTTCGCCGACGTCCGGCCCGCGTTCGCCGGCCACGAGATCTGCGACGACAACCGCTGGCTGCACTCGGTCAACTTCGCCGACTTCGGCATCTCCTACCACCCGACCGAGGACGGCCACCGCAGCGCCTACTACCCCACCTTCGCCGCCGCGGCGTGA
- a CDS encoding SDR family oxidoreductase — MEIHDAVVVVTGGASGIGAALARRFHGDGARHVVVVDRDADGARAVAAEVGGVAEQVDVADADAVAALVTRTLDREGRIDLFCSNAGRTTGVGVASPELWQAAWDLNVMAHVHAARAVLPAMLERGRGHLLQTASAAGLLTSPGDAPYAVTKHGAVAFAEWLAVTYGDRGIGVSVLCPMGVSTPLLMDPLAAGEAGAQAVAASGDIVSAEHVADVVAAGLAGDRFLLLPHPEVGTFWAQKASSPDRWLAGVRRLVSTDRSDNEER, encoded by the coding sequence ATGGAGATCCACGACGCGGTCGTCGTCGTCACCGGCGGCGCGAGCGGGATCGGCGCCGCCCTCGCACGCCGCTTCCACGGCGACGGTGCGCGTCACGTGGTCGTCGTCGACCGGGACGCGGACGGCGCGCGGGCCGTCGCGGCCGAGGTGGGCGGCGTCGCCGAGCAGGTGGACGTCGCCGACGCCGACGCCGTCGCGGCGCTGGTGACACGCACGCTGGATCGCGAGGGCCGCATCGACCTGTTCTGCTCCAACGCCGGTCGCACCACCGGCGTGGGGGTCGCCTCGCCGGAGCTGTGGCAGGCCGCGTGGGACCTCAACGTCATGGCGCACGTGCACGCCGCGCGAGCGGTGCTGCCCGCGATGCTCGAGCGCGGCCGGGGCCACCTGCTGCAGACCGCGTCGGCGGCGGGGCTGCTCACCTCGCCCGGCGACGCGCCGTACGCCGTGACCAAGCACGGCGCGGTGGCGTTCGCGGAGTGGCTCGCGGTGACCTACGGCGACCGCGGGATCGGCGTCAGCGTGCTCTGCCCGATGGGCGTGTCGACACCGTTGCTCATGGACCCGCTCGCCGCGGGCGAGGCCGGCGCGCAGGCGGTCGCAGCGTCGGGTGACATCGTGAGCGCCGAGCACGTCGCCGACGTGGTGGCCGCGGGGCTCGCGGGGGACAGGTTCCTGCTCCTGCCGCATCCCGAGGTCGGTACGTTCTGGGCGCAGAAGGCGTCGAGCCCCGACCGCTGGCTCGCCGGTGTACGCCGGCTCGTCTCGACCGACCGATCGGACAACGAGGAAAGGTAG